A window of the Trichoderma asperellum chromosome 4, complete sequence genome harbors these coding sequences:
- the RHP51 gene encoding RecA recombinase Rhp51 — translation MADEYDGSQMGDEGATGPGAPTPLSALEGVAGITKREIQSIVEGGFNTVESVAYTPRRVLEQIKGISEQKATKILAEASKLVPMGFTTATEMHQRRSELISITTGSKNLDTLLAGGIETGSVTELFGEFRTGKSQICHTLAVTCQLPFDMGGGEGKCLYIDTEGTFRPVRLLAVANRFGLSGEEVLDNVAYARAYNSDHQLQLLNQAAAMMCETRFSLLIVDSATSLYRTDFTGRGELSNRQTHLAKFMRTLQRLADEFGIAVVITNQVVAQVDGGPSAMFNPDPKKPIGGNIIAHASTTRISLKKGRAETRIAKIYDSPCLPESDTLFAIGEDGITDPAPKDMDKEKD, via the exons ATGGCAGACGAATATGACGGGAGCCAGATGGGCGACGAGGGTGCCACTGGCCCTGGTGCGCCCACGCCGCTCTCAGCCTTGGAG GGAGTTGCTGGGATAACCAAGCGTGAAATCCAAAGCATTGTTGAGGGTGGATTTAACACAGTTGAGTCTGTAGCTTATACCCCGCGCAGGGTTCTTGAGCAGATCAAGGGCATCTCAGAGCAGAAGGCGACCAAAATCTTGGCTGAAG CGTCAAAACTCGTACCCATGGGTTTTACAACGGCCACTGAAATGCACCAACGCCGCAGTGaactcatctccatcacaaCTGGATCCAAGAACCTGGATACGCTTTTGGCGGGAGGTATCGAGACTGGATCCGTCACTGAGTTATTTGGAGAATTCAGAACAGGAAAGAGTCAAATATGTCACACACTAGCTGTGACATGTCAGCTGCCTTTCGACatgggtggtggtgaaggCAAATGCCTGTACATCGATACCGAGGGCACTTTCCGACCTGTTCGATTGTTGGCCGTCGCCAATCGATTTGGCCtctctggagaagaagtGTTAGATAATGTTGCATATGCAAGAGCATACAATTCAGAtcaccagctgcagcttctgAACCAGGCGGCGGCCATGATGTGCGAGACAAGATTCTCGCTTCTCATTGTTGACAGCGCCACATCACTTTACCGTACGGATTTTACGGGTCGAGGTGAGCTCTCGAACCGCCAGACACATTTAGCCAAATTTATGAGGACGTTGCAACGACTTGCGGACGAATTCGGCATTGCAGTCGTCATCACAAACCAGGTGGTCGCGCAAGTCGATGGTGGACCTAGTGCCATGTTCAACCCAGACCCGAAGAAGCCTATTGGCGGTAATATCATTGCCCATGCCAGTACGACGAGGATCAGTTTGAAGAAGGGCCGCGCTGAGACTCGAATTGCCAAGATCTACGATAGCCCTTGCTTGCCAGAGAGCGATACGCTCTTTGCCATTGGCGAGGATGGCATCACTGACCCTGCTCCAAAGGACAtggacaaggagaaggacTGA
- a CDS encoding uncharacterized protein (BUSCO:EOG092D2NO9), with translation MSYFFSTPVDIDIVLDEPDDRTMVDVKLDKNRREKAPLYMDGESVKGAVTVRPKDGKRLEHTGIKVQFIGTIGTQLDHYDQQQSSIFRRRRSSSSSYYYSSSSTSSSFVSGALGLLTPQWTLPSIRLGLQQRQQVTDGLVEMFFDRGNHYEFLSLNQELAAPGELQHPQTFDFNFKNVEKQYESYNGINVKLRYFVRVTVSRRMADVIREKDIWVYSYRIPPEMNSSIKMDVGIEDCLHIEFEYSKSKYHLKDVIVGRIYFLLVRLKIKHMELSIIRRETTGAAPNQYNESETLVRFEIMDGSPSRGETIPIRLFLGGFDLTPTFRDVNKKFSTRYYLSLVLIDEDARRYFKQSEIILYRQAPDAPVIQGAGIQSLPPPPENKVAPATVQA, from the exons ATGTCGTACTTCTTCTCTACCCCCGTCGACATCGACATCGTCCTCGACGAGCCGGATGACCGCACCATGGTCGATGTCAAGCTTGACAAGAACCGCCGTGAAAAGGCGCCCCTGTACATGGACGGCGAGTCGGTCAAGGGCGCCGTGACGGTGCGGCCCAAGGACGGCAAACGCCTCGAGCACACGGGCATCAAGGTCCAGTTCATCGGCACGATAGGTACGCAGCTAGACCACTATgaccagcagcagagcagcatcttccgccgccgccgctcatcttcttcctcctactactactcctcttcctccacctcttcctcctttgtCTCGGGCGCCCTCGGCCTCCTGACCCCCCAATGGACCCTGCCCTCCATCCGCTTGggcctgcagcagcgccaacaGGTTACTGACGGGCTGGTAGAAATGTTCTTTGACCGCGGCAACCACTACGAGTTCCTCTCGCTGAACCAGGAGCTTGCCGCGCCGGGGGAGCTGCAGCACCCGCAGACCTTCGACTTTAACTTCAAGAACGTCGAGAAGCAGTACGAGTCGTACAACGGCATCAACGTCAAGCTGCGCTACTTTGTCCGCGTCACAGTCTCGCGCCGCATGGCCGACGTGATCCGCGAAAAGGACATTTGGGTCTACAGCTACCGCATCCCCCCGGAGatgaacagcagcatcaagatggACGTCGGCATCGAGGACTGCCTGCACATCGAGTTCGAGTACAGCAAGAGCAAGTACCACCTCAAGGACGTCATTGTTGGACGCATCTACTTCTTGCTGGTCCGGCTCAAGATTAAGCACATGGAGCTATCCATTATCAGGAGAGAAACAACCGGCGCGGCTCCGAACCAGTATAATGAGAGCGAGACCCTAGTGCGGTTTGAGATTATGGATGGCTCTCCCTCAAGAGGAGAAACGATTCCCATTCGACTATTCCTCGGAGGCTTTGACCTGACACCCACCTTCCGTGACGTGAACAAGAAGTTTTCCACACGATACTACCTCAGTCTCGTCCTTATTGACGAAG ATGCCCGACGGTATTTCAAGCAGTCAGAAATTATCCTCTACCGTCAAGCCCCCGACGCCCCTGTCATCCAAGGCGCAGGCATCCAAAGCCTACCCCCTCCCCCTGAAAACAAAGTTGCCCCTGCCACGGTTCAGgcatga
- the RPL9B gene encoding 60S ribosomal protein uL6 yields MRYIHSQEILEIPEGVKVSIKTRIVTVEGPRGKLTKNLGHLAVNFGHPKKNTISIEIHHGNRKNVATLRTVRSIIENLITGVTKGFKYKMRYVYAHFPINVNLEKNKESGLFEVEIRNFIGEKIVRRVTMHEGVDVEISKAQKDELILTGNSLENVSQSAADIQQICRVRNKDIRKFLDGLYVSEKGNVVEEA; encoded by the exons ATGAGGTACATTCACTCCCAGGAGATTCTGGAAATTCCAGAGGGCg TCAAGGTCAGCATCAAGACCCGTATCGTCACTGTCGAGGGTCCCCGAG GCAAGCTCACCAAGAACCTCGGTCACTTGGCTGTCAACTTCGGTCACCCCAAGAAGAACACCATCTCTATCGAGATCCACCACGGCAACCGTAAAAATGTTGCCACCCTCCGCACCGTCCGATCCATCATCGAGAACCTGATCACCGGTGTCACCAAGGGCTTCAAGTACAAGATGCGATACGTCTATGCCCATTTCCCCATCAACGTCAAcctggagaagaacaaggagtCTGGTCTGTTCGAGGTCGAGATCCGAAACTTCATTGGCGAGAAGATTGTCCGACGAGTTACCATGCACGAGGGTGTCGATGTCGAGATCTCCAAGGCCCAGAAGGATGAGCTTATCCTGACCGGCAACTCACTCGAGAACGTCTCCCAGAGCGCCGCAGATATCCAGCAGATCTGCCGGGTGCGCAACAAGGATATCAGAAAG TTCTTGGACGGTCTGTACGTCTCCGAGAAGGGCAACGTCGTGGAGGAGGCCTAA
- a CDS encoding uncharacterized protein (EggNog:ENOG41~SECRETED:SignalP(1-16)~TransMembrane:2 (n4-11c16/17o204-232i305-324o)) → MRPLIALLATAAIVSAGPLRNDQSDLGYAYLFQRDGCDGTPCGSDSQYCCDSTELCTTLSGNVATCLGGYGAYTSTWTETRTFTTTYFTHWAPVPTPTAGVNCVPQDSQQAACGPICCAGWQTCAFQGQCSAKPGYAEPTPVVVVSDGHTTTQYSAPYRVTGTTTITSIQTGTNTGASATATGDGEAIGAGSKTTNGNGLSPGAIAGIVIGTLVGVALLLLLCFCCIARGLWAAIFGKRRSNDSSVREEEIVEERYSKGGSRAASASAYSRRDRHGGWFGGSSRPGTSTVVTDRREKRKSSSGGCWKWLGIGAVAATLFTLLNLKKDKRPNSRKSPSRYSNSYYSYSDYTQSNTASSSNGQQRSRSRRSRSSRGGRSQSQRYAKRP, encoded by the exons ATGCGCCCCCTCATCGCGCTGCTGGCCACGGCGGCCATTGTGTCCGCCGGCCCATTAAGAAACGACCAGAGCGACTTGGGCTACGCCTATCTCTTCCAACGCGATGGCTGCGACGGCACGCCCTGCGGCTCAGACAGCCAGTACTGCTGCGACAGCACTGAGCTGTGCACCACGCTGAGCGGAAACGTCGCCACCTGTCTGGGGGGATACGGCGCATACACGAGCACCTGGACCGAGACGAGGaccttcaccaccacctACTTCACCCACTGGGCGCCTGTGCCAACGCCCACCGCCGGCGTCAATTGCGTGCCGCAGGACTCTCAACAGGCGGCCTGTGGCCCCATTTGCTGCGCCGGATGGCAGACCTGTGCTTTCCAAGGCCAGTGCTCGGCCAAGCCTGGCTACGCTGAGCCCACGCCGGTGGTGGTCGTCTCCGATGGCCATACCACGACCCAATACTCGGCCCCCTATCGAGTCACCGGAACTACGACCATCACCAGCATTCAGACGGGCACTAACACGGGGGCATCTGCAACCGCCACCGGCGATGGAGAGGCCATTGGCGCCGGCAGCAAAACCACCAACGGCAACGGCCTCAGCCCTGGCGCCATTGCCGGCATTGTGATTGGAACTCTCGTCGGTgtagctctgctgctgctgctctgcttctgctgcatcGCCCGCGGCCTATGGGCTGCGATCTTCGGCAAGAGACGATCCAACGACAGCAGCGTCCGCGAAGAGGAAATCGTCGAGGAGCGCTACTCCAAGGGCGGCAGCCgcgcagcctcagcctcagcctacTCTCGTCGTGATCGCCACGGCGGCTGgtttggcggcagcagccgtCCGGGCACCTCTACCGTCGTCACGGATCGCCgtgagaagaggaagagcagcagtgGAGGTTGCTGGAAGTGGCTTGGAATTGGAGCCGTGGCTGCGACTCTCTTCACGCTGCTTAACCTTAAGAAGGATAAGCGGCCGAACTCTCGCAAGTCGCCTTCGCGGTACAGCAATTCTTACTACAGCTACTCGGACTATACTCAAAGCAACA CTGCCAGCTCTAGCAACGGTCAACAAAGATCGCGCAGTCGCCGCAGCAGATCCAGTCGGGGCGGACGATCACAATCACAGCGATACGCCAAGCGGCCATAG
- a CDS encoding uncharacterized protein (BUSCO:EOG092D2XS7) produces the protein MSLDPPTYLASLQSNIRQRPIPWDGAVRAGSLTEDQYAKIRAVDKAKKPEQRKEIVTADLDGYRLLFVGGNGSPSVLEKAGKNANLVQYILVLLADLLDAVPLLAKALLKSPEPYQHFLPLFRAHSNEDPIPLLTAHALSNLMALAQDDSRATVLSLPLIFTYLSGLAQSSDAGLQDFAVQEYSSLLFGHVPRVHFWKQHSETVAPLISILRAAAGVGNGGDSSASLWSGTASMRGFEGSLSGGVGLQLLYHVLMVLWQLSFESEEIGDELNDEYDIILLYTHLLRLSPKEKTTRLILSTLYNLLEKNQKTLLPTAVLARLPALLENLSGRHLTDPDLLEDLQNLKELLDEYTKTKTTFDEYVAEVHSGHLRWSPPHRSTIFWAENARKILEYQNGEVPRKLAEIMQKPWDNDKQVLAIACNDIGCLVKEVPEKRSQLEKIGLKRRIMELMASDDENIRWESLRALGGWLKYSFESN, from the exons ATGTCTCTCGATCCACCAACCTATCTGGCCTCGCTGCAGAGCAATATTCGCCAGCGCCCGATTCCCTGGGACGGCGCTGTCAGAGCGGGAAGCCTCACGGAGGACCAATATGCCAAGATCCGCGCCGTCGacaaggcgaagaagcccGAGCAGAGGAAGGAGATTGTGACGGCAGACCTCGACGGATATCGACTGCTGTTTGTGGGCGGCAATGGCAGCCCCAGCGTGTTGGAGAAGGCAGGAAAGAATGCCAACCTCGTCCAGTATATATTGGTTCTGCTAGCCGATCTGCTCGACG CCGTACCGCTGCTCGCCAAAGCACTCTTAAAGTCTCCTGAGCCATACCAGCATTTCTTACCACTCTTCCGCGCCCACTCCAACGAAGACCCAATCCCGCTGCTTACCGCGCATGCTTTGTCGAACCTCATGGCTCTGGCGCAGGATGATTCTCGAGCCACTGTCCTCTCGCTTCCCCTGATCTTTACCTACCTGTCCGGCCTGGCTCAGAGCTCCGATGCTGGCTTGCAGGATTTTGCTGTGCAAGAGTACTCATCCTTGCTGTTCGGACACGTTCCCCGGGTACACTTTTGGAAGCAGCACAGCGAGACTGTTGCGCCACTCATCAGCATCCTCCGAGCTGCTGCCGGTGTTGGCAATGGAGGCGACTCATCAGCTAGTCTCTGGAGCGGCACTGCCAGCATGCGCGGCTTTGAGGGCTCATTGAGCGGAGGCGTTGGTCTGCAGCTTTTATACCATGTTCTCATGGTCTTGTGGCAGCTGAGCTTTGAATCAGAGGAGATTGGAGATGAGTTGAACGA CGAATACGATATTATCCTTTTGTATACTCACCTTCTTCGACTATCACCCAAGGAAAAGACGACTCGATTAATTCTGTCTACTCTATACAATCTGCTCGAGAAGAACCAGAAGACGCTTCTCCCTACTGCTGTTCTCGCCCGTCTGCCTGCATTGCTAGAGAATCTCAGTGGCCGTCATCTCACCGACCCTGACTTGCTTGAGGATCTTCAGAACTTGAAGGAGCTACTTGATGAATACACCAAGACGAAGACTACGTTTGACGAGTACGTGGCGGAAGTCCACTCTGGTCACCTCCGCTGGTCACCGCCTCATCGCAGCACCATCTTTTGGGCAGAAAACGCAAGAAAAATTCTCGAGTATCAGAACGGCGAGGTCCCTCGAAAGCTGGCCGAAATTATGCAGAAGCCCTGGGATAATGACAAGCAGGTTCTGGCGATTGCATGCAACGACATCGGGTGCCTGGTAAAAGAGGTACCCGAGAAGCGATCACAACTGGAGAAAATTGGCCTGAAGAGACGGATTATGGAGCTCATGGCATCAGACGATGAAAACATTCGATGGGAAAGTCTGCGTGCTTTGGGAGGCTGGCTAAAGTACAGCTTTGAATCAAACTAA
- a CDS encoding uncharacterized protein (BUSCO:EOG092D31X5) — MKSFTRLARVTPRVKTSLSAGRLTAAGSIRCASNASSGEELKKTPLYDFHVANGAKMVPFAGYSMPVQYSSLSLADSHHFTRNHASIFDVSHMVQHIFKGPDAVAFLEKVTPSAWGNVAPMSGKLTTFLWPGTGGIVDDTIVTRIGEDEFYVVTNGACLEKDTKYIDEQLGKFGGNVQWTRLDGSGLIALQGPQAAEILSEVLATDINLKEFYFGNTVKAELKLADGSKTHPVLISRGGYTGEDGFEISFNGKLYPAFESTVKAVESLMKTGGPERLQMAGLGARDSLRLEAGMCLYGHDLDDTTTPVEAGLSWIISPERRKAGGFHGAEVILPQLTPKSKGGAGVERRRVGFVVQGAPAREGAEIQKDGETIGTITSGVPSPTLGKNIAMGYIKDGQHKSGTEVDVVVRGRKRAAVVTKMPFTPAKYWKAPA, encoded by the coding sequence ATGAAGAGCTTCACCAGACTTGCCCGGGTCACGCCCCGCGTCAAGACCTCGCTCTCTGCTGGCCGGCTAACTGCCGCTGGAAGCATCCGATGCGCCTCTAATGCATCCAGCGGAgaggagctcaagaagaCGCCGTTGTACGACTTCCATGTTGCCAATGGCGCCAAGATGGTGCCTTTTGCGGGATACTCCATGCCCGTCCAGTACTCATCACTGTCTCTTGCGGATTCTCACCACTTCACACGGAACCATGCGTCCATCTTTGATGTCAGCCACATGGTTCAGCACATCTTCAAGGGACCCGACGCAGTGGCCTTTTTGGAGAAGGTGACGCCTTCAGCGTGGGGAAATGTGGCCCCCATGAGCGGCAAGCTGACGACTTTTCTGTGGCCCGGCACAGGAGGCATTGTGGATGACACTATTGTGACCAGAATCGGCGAGGACGAGTTCTATGTGGTGACCAATGGAGCGTGTCTTGAAAAGGACACCAAGTACATCGATGAGCAGCTGGGCAAGTTTGGCGGCAACGTTCAGTGGACGAGGCTGGATGGCTCAGGGCTGATTGCCCTGCAGGGCCCTCAGGCGGCTGAGATTCTGAGCGAGGTCCTCGCTACTGATATCAACCTGAAGGAGTTCTACTTTGGAAACACTGTCAAGGCTGAGCTCAAGCTTGCGGATGGCAGCAAGACTCACCCGGTCCTGATCAGCCGTGGTGGCTATACCGGAGAGGACGGTTTCGAGATTTCCTTCAACGGCAAGCTGTACCCTGCTTTTGAGAGCACCGTCAAGGCTGTCGAGTCTCTCATGAAGACCGGTGGTCCCGAGCGTCTGCAGATGGCTGGTCTCGGAGCCCGTGACTCTCTCCGTCTCGAGGCGGGCATGTGCCTCTACGGCCACGATCTGGATGACACTACCACCCCTGTCGAGGCAGGTCTCAGCTGGATCATCTCCCCGGAGCGCCGCAAGGCTGGTGGATTCCACGGTGCCGAGGTCATTCTCCCTCAGCTCACACCCAAGTCCAAGGGCGGCGCTGGTGTCGAGAGACGACGGGTCGGCTTTGTCGTCCAGGGAGCGCCTGCTCGAGAGGGCGCCGAGATTCAGAAGGATGGAGAGACCATCGGTACGATTACCAGCGGTGTTCCCAGCCCGACTCTCGGAAAGAACATTGCCATGGGATACATCAAGGATGGCCAGCACAAGTCCGGCACGGAGGTGGACGTCGTTGTCCGCGGTCGCAAGAGGGCTGCTGTTGTGACGAAGATGCCTTTTACTCCTGCCAAGTACTGGAAGGCTCCTGCTTAA
- a CDS encoding uncharacterized protein (EggNog:ENOG41): MEAVGNTANIPHVLFHLLVHAQRAREFEDEFERHQLRLDILQVRLSRQIETLSTLGNAAEGNNGTTIQDNERSLAEILAAVQQTLFKAQRDATKMRAELAASTTASSSGAADAGSGGGDPPLGEQPARLRALAFLEKRRLQTAKAIGIMQWVIYKRDRFNRSIADIAALVADVETLASNQESERL, encoded by the coding sequence ATGGAGGCTGTAGGTAATACAGCTAACATACCTCATGTTCTATTTCATCTTTTGGTCCATGCGCAAAGAGCTAGAGAGTTCGAAGATGAATTCGAAAGACACCAGCTAAGGCTTGACATTCTCCAAGTACGCCTTTCCCGCCAGATCGAGACTTTGAGTACTCTCGGTAATGCGGCAGAGGGCAACAACGGTACAACAATACAAGACAACGAAAGATCTTTGGCAGAGATTCTCGCCGCTGTTCAACAGACTCTCTTCAAAGCTCAGAGGGACGCTACAAAGATGAGGGCCGAACTCGCCGCCagcactactgctagtagtagtggcGCCGCTGACgctggcagcggcggtggcgatCCCCCACTAGGCGAACAACCAGCACGGCTCCGAGCCCTGGCATTCCTTGAAAAGCGCAGGCTCCAGACAGCCAAAGCCATCGGCATAATGCAATGGGTCATCTACAAGAGAGATCGTTTTAACAGAAGCATCGCGGATATCGCTGCACTAGTTGCTGATGTAGAGACATTAGCCAGCAACCAAGAGTCGGAAAGGCTATAG